The window AGCAGCTGGATTTGGCTTGAATTGCAGAGTTCCAGACATCGACGCAACCACAATAAAACCCGATCTCCTCACCGACCTCGAAGCCAACTTTGAGACCAACCTCTCTCCCTTCTTGCTGGCCTAGGACCAAACCGTCATGGAAACCATCTTTATAACCCTCTTTCACATGGGTTTCTTCTAAATTAAGAGAAGGATCGAAGATGTCTTCGTCGTATTTGGAATCTGAATCTGCAGCAGCTTGTTTTGCAGGTTCAGCTTGCATGATCTATCAGAAGCACAATCAAGTACCTGGTAATGGAAAAGGGAACGTTATCTGTTACCTGTTTGAGGCAAAAGAATTGTCCCTCCCTTAATAACACTTTCCAGTGACAGTTCAGATTTCCCgaaatttagggtttggttCTTTCAATGAGAGTGTTGAGGCCTTAAGGAGAACAACGATTAACTCGCAATCACACTtgtggctctctctctctattgttaCCACAAAAAAAGCTCTCTCTCTATTACCGTGGCGTCTCCAATGACCCACAAGGACAGAATTTTCCAGCCCACATCTTTATGTGACATCTGTCCATTGTAAAACAGAACGAAACTGAGTGATCAACTGGAAAATTATCTCATGCAATTCCCTCTAGAACACcgttacctttttttttaaaatattttttctttttattatttaccCCGCTTGCTTTCAAAATGTATCCAAGGTTCTTTGCTTGAAACAcgattcctctctctctctcttcatcctTCGTATCTTTGCAAATCGAGAAGATAAAAACCGTCGTTGCAACTGCCGAACTCAAATCCAGTCGTCACTACAAATGTAGTACTAGAAAATTGAAACTTCTCTACCTTTTGGAACCAGCTTGTTCTTTGTAAGTGATGAATCTCCGAACATCAACTACTCCAATCTTTAAACATGTAGCTCCTTTACTCAACCATCAATGTCGTCTTTTTTTAAGCTTAGCAATCAattgtttttatctttttcttttttctcccttatCAGCAAATCAATTAAAACAGAAGacgatttgaagaagaaaaaaaaccctaaagggCATCTCCTCTTGTCTATGCAAAACTCTTGTTAGAATTCTATTTAATATAGAATTAATAGTCCTTATTATGGACTAATATTTAATATCTTAAACTCAAGCTAATTATATTATTGGTCTTATTAAAGGAGTCATTGGGTTATATTAGGAgtcctatgtggactggctttagtgtgggtAGGTAGATTTCTACTGAGACTATGATGAGTGAGgccctataggaattactatataaagaaagctaggtcccccctctaccatcacaactaattattctcaatctctattGAGGTGTGCAATCTAGAAAAAGAGGGAGATTTTCAGTAATCATCATCCATGTGTATACGATATTCTCATCAAGTCAGTTatctttgggaatagaggggaagcacctagatctttggtctttatttttcgttgcgatcatcatcactatggatgcgaaacaaggttagtgATTCTATCCCTattctctattatttatttgattatatTCTTGAACGTCCTATGGAGATCTTGACTTTTATAGTTTTATCCCTATTCAGATCAAACTAGTCTAACATGTagtatcagagcctccatagatccgttcttgaacttATATGGATTCAAAAATAATAGATCATGCTAAGTGAATCGAATtttttcgtttcaaatcaaggattttatggtttttttcaattttgggaAAACCCGTACAGACTTTTATCCACTACTGGAATTTTTGTCTGACGAAAGTTGAAACCAACCACATGAAGTGTAGAGCTCGAGAAATCAGAAAATTTGGTGGGTAGATCGCCGCCGGCAGCGGTGGGTGATCTCACTCACCGATcaagtttataaaaaaaaatctttttttggaTTCTGCTAACGTACGCCCATAACGATTACGAGGGGTTTGCTATCGTGTGTCgtcgggtcgggtcgacccATTTCCTTACCCGAAAACCCGACCCGCTGACCCGTTCTAGGTTGACCCGGTTGAATCGGGCCAGTCGGACCGTTATTGAACCGGGGCAGACCAAACCGGTCAGAACCAAGCCCAGGTCTTAATTCGGCCAGCCATGACCCAGCCCAACGTGTGGACACGTGCCAGACACTCACCTTTTTGCCTGCAACTTTGACCAGTGCGTGTAGACGTGTGGAGACTCCATTTGGGGTCCCGTTTTTGTGTTGGCTCTGTTTTACTGTGCTCTACACAGTAGTACCCTCTATTGTGATCAAATATGCATATTTTCAATGTTTTCGGTATTCTATTGATGCATACACTTTCTGGAATTTGTCGGTTCGAtccattgggaaccgaactGCTTTTCTaacttgctggaatacctaccttgattaacagaattattatttttttgtgttaattttgagaCATTTAAACCCAttatcataaattataaaataacacaaattatttaaggatgtaagtaatttttgaaaaatcccaagAGAGGATTTCATGGGTTCAACAGGGCGCAGtcgccaaagcgaccttccttgttggatttgtgaaacattggtctcatacagttgtgggttgtccttcaactctgatgtgtggtcatacactcaaaggtggtgatcatgtgttggtacttgaaggggtacatatatagtatgcatgtgaataggccaaccctagaattctgcacacccaaaggtggtagATTTTGAAAGTTGACTTGTATTCtcatggccactggtatgtagggatttttacagtTGCATGTTGGAAATTCAGTCCAAAAGTGTTTTCACaacgatgtgtgtaaaattctcatttgcTTATAAGGTTTTAAGTTATATTTGCATCATGCTAATTAATGtattgttcattgtttaaatttttagtCACATTTTCTGTCAAcaataacatggtcactattgagattcttactggatcaaactttaagaagtggaaagaagaCATTATATTTACCATGGAGATGGCAGATGTGCACATGTCCCTTGTTATGGATAAACCAATGGATGTAACTACTGATAGTACTGACGACCAAAAATCCATCCATGCTGCATGGCAAAAGAGTAATCAACTCAGTATACTATCCATAAAAAAGTTAATAccaaaacacctaaaaagtggtctACCTGACCAATGTACTACcagggaattgctagatgcaatttctaagagatacaaagtttcatcgaatgctgagattgggacacttctgcaaaggctatttaatatggaatatgcTGGTTCTGGGGGTATTAAGGATTACATTATTAGGACggttgattaccaaactaaactcaaaGCCTTGAACATTCCTCTTCCTGATGCCAtaattgtccatcaagccctgaataccctaccttctgaatttggcaTTATTCAAACCAACTACATTTCCCAAGATAGAGTCTGGAGTATAAATGACTTTATTTCTAGGATTGTGtctgaggaaaaaaaaactaaagaaagacaaaaagcatgCTGCCATGTTTACTTCTAAAACTCGTAAgagtaaaaaatttaaaaatcatactcataagtctgccaataaacagtccgatcagactaacaatttgagactcaagaaaaaaaatgatcgctacttcttttgcaagaagaagggtcacataaagaatGACTGCgataaatacaaggcttggttgACCAAGCCCAAGAAGCCATCAGGTaatatttttttgcttttgtttgtgaatccaatctgtCAAAAGCCCCATCTagttcttggtggctagatagcGGTGTAACTAActatgttgcttttaccatatagGGGTTCATAAATCGGAGgaggccaaacaaggatgaatcaaggctgatCGTAGGAAACGATGGACATTCTGACGTAGAGCTcatgggagatgtcattttattattagattctagttttaaattgactttaaataacactttttatgtaccgtccttCAGGCAAaatttaatttcggtttcagttttggacatGAGTGATtgccattttgaaataaagaacagtatggttaatttggtttttaattcaagtaaagttggttcctgcattATGTCCAATGGACTGTATAGACTGTGTTTGTCTCTTAATGATATCTACATCTCCTATAATGTTGAAAATGTtatttccaaaatacccttacctAAGGAACgatctttcacattgtggcataagaggcTAGGTTACATTTCTAAGacaagagtggaaaggctgataaagtctgacatcctacctacactcgaaagtgatctagaaattTGTGTAAAttgttgtaagggaaagatgaccaaaataaagaagaaaactgtaatccgtagttctgacctattggaggtcattcacactaATATCAGTAGTCCTcattcagccacattgtgtagaaatttttatttcatcacctTTACAgaacttaattaaagaaaagtctgaatctctcGACAAGTTCAAAATTTTTAGTATTGAAGTTGAAAAGCATttggggaaagttattaaaattattacatctgatcgtgggggtgagtattatggcagacatggcgatgctggacagcttaagggcccgtttgccaaatacctagaggactctggaatagttgatcagtttactatgccaggaagttctgaacaaaatggggtcaCTGAAAGGCGTAACCGCacccttatggacatggtgaagagtatggttagtaggacaaatttacctaagttcttatggggaAAGGCTTTAAAAACTACTCTTTATATTCTTAATCGTGTATCTACTAAAGTTGTTCCTCTTATctcttttgagttgtggaccggtcgtaaacccagtttaaaccatcttagagtttgggggtgccctgcagaagtgaAATTATATAATccgactttaaacaagttggatcgCAAGACTACTTATTGCTACTTTgtcagctacccagatcattcaaAGGGATATAAGTTTTATAATCCGTGCGGATGCACTAGGATTGTAGAGTCACAGACagcgaagtttctggaatttgatgtggacgaaaagaatgattgttctcaaactgttcaagatagtcacatggttggtacatcagtacctgttcttctacctattcagacggatgtggggcatactatgccattggttacacttgttggagttcaggagcctgatattgatgcGGTCcctgacattcatgtagcacctgatgagattcctcttcaTGAGGATTCGGTTGAGGacctatcattgatgcagttccagctgagattcctcagattcagggTGAGGCAGTGGTGACACCATTACGGAGATCCATTAGGGAGAGAAAGTCAGCTATATtatctatctatgaggtctatctgggagaacatgactatgacattggttgtgtggttgatccagttacttattcaaGCGTTGTTTCTAGTCTTTAAtcagatttgtggttagatACGATGAGAGATGAGATACGATCGATGAAACATAgtaatgtttgggagcttgttgatttacctaaagtttgtaagcccattggttgcaaatggctGTATAAAACTAAAAGGGATTCCAAAGGAAAGTCgagaggtttaaagccagactggtagccaagggattcacttagagagagggagtagactaTAATGGGACCTTTTCTCCAGTCTCTTCGAAGGATTCTTTTAGAGTGATTATGGCATTGGTGGCTCCTTTTgatatggagctgcatcagatggATTTTAAAATCGCCTTTCTCAATGGAAATCTTGATGAGGAGGTCTATACGGTTCAGCCTTTCTCAATGGAAATCTTGCAGTGGATGGttcagatcatcttgtgtgtagactcaagaaatctatctacggtctcaaacaagcttctaggcagtggtatATGAAGTTTGACAGTGTTGTGACTTCATTCGATTTTgtgaaaaacaaagtggatcaatgtatatatcacaaggtcagtgggagcaaattttgttttctcattctttatgtggatgacatcctgcttgcaagTAGTGACCTAGGAATGTTGTATAATACAAAacaactattatctagggaatctaacatgaaggaccttggtgaggcttCTTTTGTGTTATACCTACACccgaaatatatcctaataccccgagtcaaattagacttttaccaacGGGTAGTGTCACAGcagcaatggtcaacacctgtgaccttgaacctaaaattctattataagtgtcccctcgaagtcctgagagtacgggtcaaagccccacaactttccttgaggtttgggccctgacagcagcaacggagtcacgaacggactcaccagACTGGTTCCATTCGTGGATCCGTCCATACTATTTCTTGCCTTTTTAAAGTATTTTCATGTGGGATCCACGTCCCCGTGTTTCGGACACCATAATTAGACCTTCGGACaagatggacccccacccttacctttaATTGGTTAGTTGGGctatgaaagtgggcccataagacttaatttaaataaataatggattcttttattttaaattttaccaaacaaaccttaaagACTAATATGCCTATATAGGACTTAGGGCAGACCCAAACATGTGCTAACTAGATAGACTAATTAGGTAGTGACgttggccaaacaggccctaaggttCATTAAACCTAGAAGACCCTCTTGTGTCTTAGGGACacttagccaaacaggccctaaggcctcttttgatcTTTAAAAGATAAAACTTAACCTCATACTCTCCTATCTCTTCCCCTCTAAGCCaaactgtggaggagaagagacaaggaagaagaagaagaagaagtaggaagaggaatgggaggggaagggaagaagatggaaggcatgccaaaggggttggctgccctaccttccctcctGTGGCTcgatcaaggcttgaagaaaagaagaaaaagggaagaaggagaagaagagaaggaaggaaaggaagagaaggaggaagaggaggtggatcttcaaggctggctaggacTGGGATTAGAgttccactcaccaaggtaagctctaaCTCTTGGtacatccctcttttccattcCCATTCTTGATTGAAGTAGGTCCCGtgtgagctaacctagggttccatttgggactcaaggtgaggcttagccCTTAATTAAGGCTctaatggtgatgaccaaacccTATTGGAGACTTCTATTAGTTGCCTTACAGCCATTGTTGCTAATCTATTGGTTttaaaccatcaaaccctacctttggaccaaatggagccaaACCCTCATGTGATCTTgaatccatgaggtaagcctaggttctagtgaccctagggagacctaggacacccctccatgaccctgagtgtcATGTGAACTCCAGTTTCCAACTTGGAGGGGAAAACCCTATGAAATCTTAAAAAAGAATTctgacggatgcacgaacggagtcACCATCATGGTTCCGTCCATCAGTCCGTCCAGTGTAATCTCAGTGACTGGATTTgaatggatgaaggaacggatttactctgttgcctccgtctgtggttccattccctctcaggaatgtctcagggattgaACGGATGTAGGGACGGATTCAAAAGGCGCTTCTGCCCATGGTTCCgttcgctctcgggtgtgtctcaagGTTTGAATGGATGCAGGAATGAATCTAGGTGGTAGTTCCGTCTGTGGATCCGTCCctcgtgttttgacctttttgGCCTGAAtagagtcagggacggactcaccttgTTCCTtccgtccgtgctgtcttggttgaaacttaattaTAACTTTGGGTTcataacataggacccctctatacatctcttgatgtttgtttttgtattcttaggctacccaactcgatggatagaaggtacaccggtgagattcatgtcaaccatgccGGGTGACACCcaagttcggtgagtgggttttgggtgatttacttaggcttgaatatatatatatatatatatatataaagcaatcattatcatgctattatatgaaaAATAAGCATTTtacgcattgcattatttatctcgaATGTGAACTACTATGAATGTGATGTGATATAgttctcactattgtatcaGGTTACGGTGCCGGGGTGTATCGGTATCGGAACCCCaaatttaattatgaaacttattaattgtcatcctgatctgtatgcgtcgtgccgtgctggtacccgggtactagatggaatgggacgttgatgcacccaaaatacctctcgggacgatagaacttgcatgtagtatatctgtggctaggattcttgctcccttatgctacgacccttaccaatagagGTTTTTATGttagatagtctgagcacctgttgcttgtgggggagagaggcaggtcaggggtagtgatggctatcggggtctgccactgggtggtttgatggcttctaccggcataggCTCCCTcatgataactgaggtttcattggagCAATAAGTTAAATGACCCTTagtgtctctcgagttatcatagtagcatacacttaaCTTAGAATTTAtatgctaggtggaaaatgaatctaatattagcatgcatcatgaattgctTGAAATtacgtgtttgtgtgtatgtgcattcccctttgctctctcactagcttgtggagctaaccccgttgcgtaacccctttttagttgatatgcaggtgaTCTCTTGATGCGCATGTATGGATGCGAATAAAGTGGAATTGGTGGATGGGACTTGGATGTTGATATATATACACCCAAGGATGGTGCCCTAGTGgtgtgatttatttatttatttatttctgtattcattttcatacatgtataaactttatgtttaaatATACGGAGAGAACTGGATGGTTACGAATATTATAACTATACTATGTGttattagagaaccgatgctttatattcacatgatttaaatgaattttgcttctgctaactctataattggaacgatttattccattggatACGTTCCCTGGTGTTATCATGATTTGATAACAgagtggactgtggctcgggacactgtatctatgatcctggtaggtattgggatgacacttgttgtcccagtcaccccctttattgtaaaatgTCTTTCATcaggatgggggcgtgacatttTTTCCTTGGCATtaagatccatagggatcgttttCGCCGATTACTAAGTCTTTCCAGAGGGCTTGTTTGGTATGTTGGATTACAAACTTGAgaatgttcctgttctcaagggtgacaaactAAGCTTGACAGAGTgctcaaaaaataaaactaagagggatgaaatgaagaaggtacCCTATACTAGCAcactaggtagtatcatgtatgctcatgtctgtaccagaccagatattgcttATGAGATAGGTCTTCTTGGCAGATATCAGTCAAATCCTGAtcttagccactgggttgctgccaagaaagtattaaGGTACTTGAAGGGGATAAGAGATCATATGCTGACATACAGACACGTttctgaactcaagctagtggatTATACAGATTTTGACTttgctggctgtgaggatgaCAGGAAATCCACACCAGgctatgttttcttgatggcaggaggggtagtatcatggaagagtaaaaagcaGATAGTCCACTTTGACTATGCAGGCaaagtttgtagcatgctatggggttgctactcaggctatttggctcaggaatctcataaaggagttaaccattgtagattttgtggatagacccattcagatatactgtgataacagctctactgtgttggttataaacaacaataaatgacttagagggtctaaacacatgaaggtcaagtatttgaccataaaggagacagTAAAAAATGTGACGTTACAatggagcatattggtacagatgatatggtagctgatcccctaaccaaaggtcttcttcgcccttgtgtttttgagagacatgtcatgagcatgggcttagttgcatcGTGGGATGCGGTTGTTTAGTGTGAGTTTGATTATTTTGATTCATTGTAATTTATAGATTCTTTTTATCTataatttttaccttatggtaaaTTTTGGCTTATATATATCAGTTGTCTTTGCATGCAAATTTCTTTTGAACgcatgggtattttatttattgacatgatgtatatatttctcgttttaaagtcttaaggaatgtgttaaccttaagcaaagGCTGGGACATCAAattattagcctaaaggtatatcttgtaacacataaagtataactcgagttattcaagatgagcCATACAGATTCATTGAAATCGTAAAGATTATTTTTCTAGTAAGCCTATgtcacttaaagaagagaaattttagattg is drawn from Telopea speciosissima isolate NSW1024214 ecotype Mountain lineage chromosome 1, Tspe_v1, whole genome shotgun sequence and contains these coding sequences:
- the LOC122649144 gene encoding protein LTO1 homolog is translated as MQAEPAKQAAADSDSKYDEDIFDPSLNLEETHVKEGYKDGFHDGLVLGQQEGREVGLKVGFEVGEEIGFYCGCVDVWNSAIQAKSSCFTPHVQKNVKQMEELIKRYPILDPENESVQDIMDSLRAKFKAVSASLSISSSSSMKLEYDGLLKSSGANDLEF